The archaeon BMS3Bbin15 sequence TCTCAGCCATGGTTTTGTGTTGCTTTTTTTAAAACGAGTCTGATACTCTCACGATTTATTGTTTCGAACCCTTCCTTCTTCCTGAGTTCTTCAGCTAGCAATGTAAGTGACCATCTCTTACGCCCATCTGGCGATTCTGTACATGCCAGTGCTATAATTTCCGCCTCATGGTTTTTTAAGTATTTTTTAGGCTGACCAGACCTTGCTTTCTCTGTCAAAGCATTTTGAAGTCCTTCTTCCAAGTATCTTTTCTGGATTCTCCAAATGGTGTTCCTACTAACCCCCAATATTTCAGCAATCTCTGTGCCCCCTTTTTGATGGTTTGCCAACAGCAGAATATGTGCTCTGGTTAACTCTCTTGCATTTTTTCTTCCCTTTTTCACAAAATCTCTGAGGAACTTTAACTCGTCATCTTTAAGGTGTATTCTTATCATGGAGACAGTATAGTATTTGGAGATTATAAAGTTGTCCCAAAATTAAGTTGCTGAGACACTAGATTCATACATCAACATTTGTTTGGAGATTAATATCCAAGTAGGGTCCCCCCTCCTCCTCAACAATTAATACCTTAAATTCTTTATTCTTAACTTCATATTTAAAACTTTCGGTTTCATGCTTTAATTGACGTATTTAAGATAAGATATGTGTTTTATGACAAATTATAAAAACTATACCCTTTTTATGAAAACATATAATAACTCAGAGTTTTTATGAAAAATCATAAAACCGACAATTGAAAGATAGAAACTTATTGATTCTATGAAAGTAAAAAGTTTTATATGGGCAGAAGAAGATAATATCATATTCTTTACTGTTTATAAGGGAGAAGAAGCATGGAATATTCCTATTTAAGGTCGCCCACTAAAATGGATATCCTGATTGCCCTGAAAGACAACAACCTATCATCTCTAAGGGATATAGAAGAATTAACATGCAGAAGAAGTCAGAATCTTTCTCCAGTCCTGAGAGAATTAACAAAGCAGGGAACTGTGGAAAGGATTAGAAGGGGTCAATATAAATTAACTACAAGAGGGAAGTTGATTGCAGAAAAAATAAGTGAGACCCTGGATTATCTGGAATTTATGGAAAAAAACAGGGACTTTTTTGATTCTCATTGTATAAAAAGTCTACCACGGCAATTTCTTGAGAGTCTTGATGTTTTCACGGACTCAAAAATAATAAGCAATAAAATCAATCCCCAGAATGTAATAGATTTCCTATCAGAGATGTTTAATCAGGAAGATGAATTCATTTTAGGTGCATCACCTCTGGTCACTCTGGAATGGTCAAGAGCTATTACTTCTGCCGCAACAAAAGGTGTAACTGTAAAACTTATTACTCCAGAGTATATTATAGATGAAATTTTTAAAGAGGAATTCATAGAAAATACAAAAAAATTTTTCTATGCGCCCAATGCTGAATGGTTTGTAAATTCCAATTTAAAGGTAGGTTTTGGAGTTACCAGTCATGCCATTATCCTGGGATTTTTTGACAAAGAGAAAAGATTTGACATATTGGAATGGCTTTACTCTAAAAACAAAAAGGCTATAGAATGGGGTATTGAATTATATAATGAAATAGAAAAGGAATCTAAAAAATTAAAGCTGGAAAAAACGCAATTACACTCTCCAGCATAAGCATGTTTTTCTGAACTGCCTCCAGACCGAGTCCTTTCAGTATTGCACAGATTTCGCCTTCTTTACATACAGTAAGTTTTTTAATGTATAAAATATAACTTTATATACATTATGAAAAATAAAACAAAGAATTCTATGAAATCTGTTGAATTTTATATAAATGACTACATGCCTCCCGGCTGCCAATGTAATCTGGAGGACAAGATTAAAAATAAAGTTAATGGTGTGATAAATGTAGCCATTAATCCAAATACTGATTCAATGAATGTTGTTTTTGACTCTACTCAAACAAACGAAGAAGAAATTATTAGCTTTATGAAAAAATGTGGATACGAATGCTCTGTTTCTGAGAAAAAAGACCACAAGAAAATGGAACATGCTGCTCATAAGGAAATGAAGCACAAAGAACATGAAAATCATCATGCGATGATGATGAAAGAATTTAGAAGGAAAACTCTTATTTCTTTAATTTTCACAATCCCGGTTCTTCTTTTATCTCCCACTATCCAGAAATGGTTTGGTTTCAAAATTCCCGATTTCGGATTTAACACTTTATTACTGGTGGTTTTTTCTTCTATTATAGCCCTTTATGGTGCGTCCCCCTTTTACAGAGGAGCAATCAGGTCATTAAAAAGCGGGATACTGGACATGAATGTGCTTGTAAGTCTGGCTGTTGGTTCAGGATATCTATATAGCCTAGGAACCACTTTCCTGTTTTCTGCATCAGATTTTTACTGGGAAATTTCAACGCTTGTTCTTTTCCTTCTTTTTGGACATTGGATGGAGATGCGGGCTGTAATTGGTGCATCTGGTGCACTTAACGAGCTGGTTAGATTAATACCGCCAAAAGCCAATCTTGTTAAGGGCAAGGATATTGTTAAAGCAGAAACGTCTGAGGTGCAGGTGGGCGACATTTTGTTAATCCGACCTGGAGGGAAGGTTCCAATAGACGGCAAAGTTATAGAAGGAGAAACAAGTATAAACGAGTCAATGATTACGGGGGAGTCAAAGCCTGTCTCCAAGAAAGTTGGAGATGAAGTGATTGGTGGAACCATAAATGAATCTGGCTCGATTAAAATTAAAGTTGAAAAAGTCGGAGAAGATACTGCCCTGGCACAGATAATCAATCTGGTAAAAAATGCTCAGGCTTCAAAACCAAAAAGTCAAAAACTGGCTGACAGAGCGGCGCATTATCTTACCATTACAGCTATTATTGTCGGAGCGCTTACATTTACATACTGGTATGGTTTTACAGCAATAGGGTTCGTTTTTGCCCTGACTTTTACCATTACAGTTTTTGTCATAGCCTGCCCCCATGCTTTAGGATTGGCTATACCGATGGTTACTTCAATATCCACAACTCTTGCTGCAAAAAACGGAATGCTTATTAAGGATATGAAGGCAATGGAAATAGCAAAAAATCTTGATTATGTTGTATTTGACAAAACAGGCACGCTAACAAAAGGTGAATTTGGAGTTTCAGATATTATAGTACTTAGCGATTGGAAAGAAGATGATATTTTAAGAAAAGCGGCAGCACTGGAAATCAATTCCGAACATGTTATTGCAAGAGGAATTGTTGCAAAAGCAAAAGAAAAGGAAATTAAACTCCCAGAGGTAGAAAAATTTCAGGCAATTCCTGGAAAAGGAGCAGAAGGAATTGCAGAAAAAGAGGAAGTTTATATTGGCAATGAAGCATTAATGAAATTTTTAAATCTTGATACGGTAAAATCTAAAAAGGAATTAGAAAAATTATCTTCGCAGGGTAAGACTGTCGTGTATGTAGCCACAAAGAAGGAAATTAAAGGGCTTATAGCACTTTCAGATATAATAAGAGAAGAATCATATGACACTGTAAAATCATTGCGGAATTTAGGTGTAAAAGTTGCTATGCTTACTGGCGATAATAAAATAACTGCTCAATATGTTGCTAATGAACTTGGGCTTGACACCTATTTTGCAGAAGTTTTTCCAGGTGACAAATCAAGCAAAATAAAGGGATTACAGGAACAGGGATACAAAGTGGCAATGGTTGGTGATGGAGTGAATGATGCTCCTGCTTTAACTCAGGCTGATGTAGGCATCGCTATTGGAGCGGGAACTGATGTTGCTGTAGAATCTGCCGAAATAGTACTGGTAAAAAATGACCCAAGGGACATATCCCATCTCATTAAACTAAGTAAAGGCACAATGAATAAAATGAACCAAAATTTGGTCTGGGCAACGGGCTATAATGCACTGGCAATTCCAATAGCAGCAGGAGTTTTATATTCTTATGGGATTACTATCCAGCCAGAATACGCTGCTCTTATAATGGCTGCAAGTTCTATAATTGTTGTAATTAATGCATTTATGTTAAAAAATATTAAACTGGATTAATTAATCTGCATAAATAATATATTTACTGTGGTAACCACCATTCGCCAATTTACACCTGAGAACACATACTGCCAATGTTAAATTTACAATTTTAGGTATGGTTGTCACTCTCTTCGACCCCTGGAAAAGCAGACTATGCACCTGCTCAAAGAAGTACTCCTTAAATCCCTATACAGGTTGCAGCCATTCATGTATTTACTGCTATATCACCAGCTATATTCCCAGGGGATATGAAGCAAGATTGAAGAAGAATATTTTCAAAGATTTAAAGAGGGAACTCCCAAATCTGAACAGAAAAATACCAATAACCATGAGCAACTCCTCTGACCCCTACCAGCCTATTGAAAGAGAATATAAAATTACAAGAAAAGTCCTGAAAATGCTCTCTGAATTTAAAGTGCAGATTATAACAAAAGGTGACCTTGTTACACGGGATGCTGACCTTCTCTCTCAGATGAAGGCTGCTGTTGCAATAACTGTCACCACACTGGATGAAGAGCTGGCTAATAAGCTTGAACCTCTTGCACCTTCCCCGCATGACAGATTAAAAGCAATGGAGCATCTTATTTCACATAGTATACCAGTTTCAGCGAGGATAGACCCCATAATTCCATATATAAATGAGAATGCTGAAGAGCTTGTAAAGGAGCTTTCACATATAGGAGTTAAACATATCACATCCTCAACATTTAAACCCAGATATGACTCATGGAGAAGATTGAGAGAGACTTTCCCTGAAGAGACTGAGAAGCTCCACAGCCTTTATTTTGATAAAGGTGAAAGAAAGCAGAACTCCTCTTATTTACCCGAGGGTCTTAGGCTGAAGCTCATGAAAGGAGTTAGACAAGCCTGCGAAAAGCACAGCATCAGTTTTGCCACCTGCAGAGAGGGTTTGAATATCAACACTGCAGAAAGCTGCGATGGAATCCACCTTATAAATTAAAACTAAAACTCATCCATCTCGTAACTATCCCTTTCGCCCAGTATAATTTCAAGCTCTTTTGGAGTGAGCAATGGGTTATAAAATCCTGGAGAATCCTCTATAACAATTCTCGGACAGGCTGTATTAACAAGAGCATCAAGCTTTCTGAAGTATATAATATTCTCTGGAGTAATTTCTCTGGCATGAATAAGGAAACTCTTTCTATTCATAGCCATGAGCTTTCTCCTTATCTCCAGAGCTAAACTCAATCTCCTCTGCCCTCTCTTCTCTCCAACAATTATTCCAAAGCTCTCAGCGTTCTTAGCCTTTGCAATTGTGGCATATCTCTGCTTCAGAAACTTCTCCTTCTTTTCTTCAAGGCTTCTAATCTCTCTCAGCAGAGGGTCTAAAGCAAAGCATGGCTTACCTGTAGCCAGAGCAACACCAAGAGGATGAAAATCACCTGAACCCATATAAAGAAAAGCATCCACCTCTGAAGCAATGCTTTTTGCAGCGTAGAAGGAGCATCCAAGAACCTGAGCCTCGTATTTACACCTGCCCTCTGGCCTGCCAGTATACACATTAAAGCCATGAGTTTCAAGATAATCCTTAACTTCCTTTACTCTCTGAATATGCTGCACTGTGGTAACTAAACCCAGGTTTTCGGGAAGCTTATCAAGATTTTTCTCAAGAACATCTATAAAACTGTGAGGAAGGCGCACCTCTATATAATAAACAGGAATTCTGCTTTTCTTCAAAAGCTGAGCATGACCAAAGTGGAAAAGTGCCTCAGCACCAAGATTCATAGCATCTTCATCAGCAAGGTCGCAGGCGCCATAGCAGGAATTTGAGGATATAAGAGTTATCAGGACAGGAATTTTCTCCTCTATCTTCTCTACTACTGAAGTGGAATAATCTCTCAGACCCTCCGGAAACTGTAGAGAAACAACTCTGTAGTTATTTTTCTTGATTATCTCCACAATTTTATCAATCTCAAAGTTGTACATTCACGGCATTGAAGAAGAGTAACCTTGTCAACTACCTGAATGAAAGGAATTAAGGTAGAGCCCACACTTCCAGTGTTATCAGAAAAACATTCCATTGCTAATTTTTATAGCTCATATATGAAACTCCTTCTCATTCACCCCTACTTTCCCTACAGGGGAAAGGACTTATTCCCTCTCGGACTGGGTTATATTGCCTCTGCTGCAAGGAAATATGCAGAGATAAGGGTTATAGATGAAATTGTTCATCCTTTCACCAGAGAGGAATTCAGAGCCTTTGACCCGGATTTTGTTGGCATCACAGCAACAACACCATCATTTAACAGAGCCGAAAAGATAATCTCTATAATAAAGAAGGAAAAACCATCAGCAAAAGTGATTTTTGGCGGTGTGCATGTTACATTCAAACCCGAGAAGGCTTTAAATGCCGGTGCAGATATTGTGGTGAGAGGTGAAGGTGAGGAAGCTTTTGTTGAAATTCTGTCAGATAAAGCTCTTGAGGACATAAAAGGGATTTCATACCATAGGAATAAAGAAATTATAAACAATCCCGATAGGGATTTAATTGAAGACCTTGACTCGATTCCCATGCCTGCGTGGGAGTTCTTCCCAATGAAGGAATATAAGATAATGAGCCTTGTCTCTGCCAGAGGCTGCCCCTACTCCTGTGCTTACTGTTCAGCCTCCAGCTTCTGGCAGCACAGGGTAAGATTCAGAAGCCCGGAAAACTTCATGACCGAAGTCAGAGCCCTTTACAATATGGGTAAGAAGAGGCTCCGCTTCATGGACAGCACATTTACTCTTGACAGAAAGCGTGCCCTTGAGATATGTTCAATGATTGAAGAAGAAGGCTTTAAGGACTTCAAATACAGTATTGAAACAAGAGCAGACCATCTAGATAAAGAGTTATTCGAAGCTCTCAGGAACTCAGGCTGCGACCTTGTCTGCCTTGGAGTGGATTCTGGCTCTCAGCAGGTTCTGGATGCCTGCAACAGGAAAGTTGATGTTGAAGAAGTTAAGATGGCTATTCTGATGGCAAAGCAATATGGCTTAAATGTGAGAGCCTATGTTACCTATGGCTTCCCTGGAGAGAGCAGGGAAAATGTAGAAGCTACTGTCAGACTTCTGAGAGAAACAAGACCACAGCAGATTCTTCTGAGTCTTGCCACAATTTACCCTGGAACAGAACTTGAAGGCGGAAAAGAAATTAAGGTGCACCCCAACTGGGTTGAGAAGTTCCATGGCCACGGCTATGGAGCAGAGTTATATTTTCCTGAAACTCTGGAAAGAAAGGAGTACACAAAATTGGGAGATTACATTTACAGAGAGATAAAAAAACTGAACAAGATGGTTATAAAGGAAAGAGCTGGTTAAAACATTTTTATCTGTCTAAAAATGAAGATATAACGAATGCTATTCCAAGAACCAGAACAATTGTTGCACCAGAAGCCATATCAAACAGATAGGATAGCCATAAACCAATTACAGTGAGAGTAATCCCAGCGAAGGTTGAGATAAACATCAATTTTTTGATATTAGATGTGAACTTCCTGCTTATTGTTGCAGGAATGGTTAGAAGAGCAATAACCAGAATAATACCCACAGCCTTTATTAAAACAACAACACCCAGGGCAATAAGACCCAGAAGTAAAAAATACATGCTTTTTGATGGGACTCCGGCAACCGTTGAAAACTCCTCGTCGAATGCTACAATAAGAAATTCTCTGTGAAATAGGAACACTGATATAAGAATAATAATATCAAGAATCAGCATCATAAGAAGAGTTGAAACCTGAACTGTCTGAATATCTCCAAATAGATATCCTATCAGGTCAGAAGCAGGAGTATGGCTCAGGCCAATGAATATAATTCCCAGTGCCATACCCACCGCCCACACAATTCCAATAGCTGTATCTTCATTCACCTTTGCTTTTTTGTGAATAGCTCCAATTGTAAAGGCTGATAATACACTGAATGGAATGGCAGTCAAAATAGGATTTATTCCAAGAAGGTAACCCAGACCTATACCACCAAAAGTAGCATGTGGAATTCCTCCACTGAGAAATACTATTCTTTTTATAACGACATAGGTGCCTATAATTCCACAGGTTACACCTGCCAGAACTGCCGCAATCAGAGCATTTCTCATAAATTCATATTTAATAAAAAGTTCTATCATGTTACTAATGTCCCCTCAAAACTCTATGTGGTACGCCATGAGCTATCAAATCTATAGGGCATCTGTACATTTCTTCAATCTTATCCAATCCTTCTTCCTTCGGCCCATGATAGAACAGCCTGCGATTTAAGCATGCAATCTCATCAACATAAACAGATACAGCACCCACATCATGCGTAATAAGAACCACAGCCATTCTTTCCTTCAGCTTTAATAGCAGGTCATAAAATGCCCTCTGCATTTCCGGGTCGATGCTTGCTGTTGGTTCATCAAGTAACAGCAATTTTGGTTCTCTTACAATTGCTCTGGCTATAAAAACCCTCTGAAGCTGTCCCCCGGATAACCTGCCTATCTGTCTATCTTTAAACTCAAACATACCCACAGTCTTCAATGCATTGATGACAGCAGCTTTATCTTCTTTAGAGTAGTCTTTGAATATTCCACGATATCTCCCCATGAGGACAACTTCAAAGACATTTAGAGGAAAACTATGGTCAAATAGATTGTACTGAGGTAGATAACCGATGAATTTTCTGCCTTCTTCCGGAGTTTTTCCAAAGACTCTGACTTCTCCCCTATCAGGTTTTATTAACCCTAAAATAACTCTCAATAATGTTGTCTTTCCCCCACCGTTTGGTCCAATTATCCCCAGAAAAGTATTCTGCTTTATAGAAAGATTGATATCTTCAAGACTGACTGTATTATTGAAATAAACGTATAAATTCTTTAAGCTTACAATCTCTCTATCCATAATACCCAAAAACCATACAGAAGCTTCAGATGCTTATTTTTATACCCCACTTCCCGTTTTAATAGGCAGGAGTAAC is a genomic window containing:
- the copB gene encoding copper-exporting P-type ATPase B, coding for MKNKTKNSMKSVEFYINDYMPPGCQCNLEDKIKNKVNGVINVAINPNTDSMNVVFDSTQTNEEEIISFMKKCGYECSVSEKKDHKKMEHAAHKEMKHKEHENHHAMMMKEFRRKTLISLIFTIPVLLLSPTIQKWFGFKIPDFGFNTLLLVVFSSIIALYGASPFYRGAIRSLKSGILDMNVLVSLAVGSGYLYSLGTTFLFSASDFYWEISTLVLFLLFGHWMEMRAVIGASGALNELVRLIPPKANLVKGKDIVKAETSEVQVGDILLIRPGGKVPIDGKVIEGETSINESMITGESKPVSKKVGDEVIGGTINESGSIKIKVEKVGEDTALAQIINLVKNAQASKPKSQKLADRAAHYLTITAIIVGALTFTYWYGFTAIGFVFALTFTITVFVIACPHALGLAIPMVTSISTTLAAKNGMLIKDMKAMEIAKNLDYVVFDKTGTLTKGEFGVSDIIVLSDWKEDDILRKAAALEINSEHVIARGIVAKAKEKEIKLPEVEKFQAIPGKGAEGIAEKEEVYIGNEALMKFLNLDTVKSKKELEKLSSQGKTVVYVATKKEIKGLIALSDIIREESYDTVKSLRNLGVKVAMLTGDNKITAQYVANELGLDTYFAEVFPGDKSSKIKGLQEQGYKVAMVGDGVNDAPALTQADVGIAIGAGTDVAVESAEIVLVKNDPRDISHLIKLSKGTMNKMNQNLVWATGYNALAIPIAAGVLYSYGITIQPEYAALIMAASSIIVVINAFMLKNIKLD
- a CDS encoding radical SAM superfamily protein; the protein is MVVTLFDPWKSRLCTCSKKYSLNPYTGCSHSCIYCYITSYIPRGYEARLKKNIFKDLKRELPNLNRKIPITMSNSSDPYQPIEREYKITRKVLKMLSEFKVQIITKGDLVTRDADLLSQMKAAVAITVTTLDEELANKLEPLAPSPHDRLKAMEHLISHSIPVSARIDPIIPYINENAEELVKELSHIGVKHITSSTFKPRYDSWRRLRETFPEETEKLHSLYFDKGERKQNSSYLPEGLRLKLMKGVRQACEKHSISFATCREGLNINTAESCDGIHLIN
- a CDS encoding putative diphthamide synthesis protein, with the translated sequence MYNFEIDKIVEIIKKNNYRVVSLQFPEGLRDYSTSVVEKIEEKIPVLITLISSNSCYGACDLADEDAMNLGAEALFHFGHAQLLKKSRIPVYYIEVRLPHSFIDVLEKNLDKLPENLGLVTTVQHIQRVKEVKDYLETHGFNVYTGRPEGRCKYEAQVLGCSFYAAKSIASEVDAFLYMGSGDFHPLGVALATGKPCFALDPLLREIRSLEEKKEKFLKQRYATIAKAKNAESFGIIVGEKRGQRRLSLALEIRRKLMAMNRKSFLIHAREITPENIIYFRKLDALVNTACPRIVIEDSPGFYNPLLTPKELEIILGERDSYEMDEF
- the miaB_2 gene encoding (Dimethylallyl)adenosine tRNA methylthiotransferase MiaB: MKGIKVEPTLPVLSEKHSIANFYSSYMKLLLIHPYFPYRGKDLFPLGLGYIASAARKYAEIRVIDEIVHPFTREEFRAFDPDFVGITATTPSFNRAEKIISIIKKEKPSAKVIFGGVHVTFKPEKALNAGADIVVRGEGEEAFVEILSDKALEDIKGISYHRNKEIINNPDRDLIEDLDSIPMPAWEFFPMKEYKIMSLVSARGCPYSCAYCSASSFWQHRVRFRSPENFMTEVRALYNMGKKRLRFMDSTFTLDRKRALEICSMIEEEGFKDFKYSIETRADHLDKELFEALRNSGCDLVCLGVDSGSQQVLDACNRKVDVEEVKMAILMAKQYGLNVRAYVTYGFPGESRENVEATVRLLRETRPQQILLSLATIYPGTELEGGKEIKVHPNWVEKFHGHGYGAELYFPETLERKEYTKLGDYIYREIKKLNKMVIKERAG
- the mntB gene encoding manganese transport system membrane protein MntB, which gives rise to MIELFIKYEFMRNALIAAVLAGVTCGIIGTYVVIKRIVFLSGGIPHATFGGIGLGYLLGINPILTAIPFSVLSAFTIGAIHKKAKVNEDTAIGIVWAVGMALGIIFIGLSHTPASDLIGYLFGDIQTVQVSTLLMMLILDIIILISVFLFHREFLIVAFDEEFSTVAGVPSKSMYFLLLGLIALGVVVLIKAVGIILVIALLTIPATISRKFTSNIKKLMFISTFAGITLTVIGLWLSYLFDMASGATIVLVLGIAFVISSFLDR
- the znuC gene encoding high-affinity zinc uptake system ATP-binding protein ZnuC, which encodes MDREIVSLKNLYVYFNNTVSLEDINLSIKQNTFLGIIGPNGGGKTTLLRVILGLIKPDRGEVRVFGKTPEEGRKFIGYLPQYNLFDHSFPLNVFEVVLMGRYRGIFKDYSKEDKAAVINALKTVGMFEFKDRQIGRLSGGQLQRVFIARAIVREPKLLLLDEPTASIDPEMQRAFYDLLLKLKERMAVVLITHDVGAVSVYVDEIACLNRRLFYHGPKEEGLDKIEEMYRCPIDLIAHGVPHRVLRGH